The following are encoded in a window of Thermoanaerobaculia bacterium genomic DNA:
- a CDS encoding c-type cytochrome produces MEKRIGVVGGLALVLAAAACQAKHDQTAKAGAVPAIWMPIGPVPGPGVAGPGPANPYAGDAAAAMDGRHLFDRYNCSGCHGTHGGGGMGPSLRDERWIYGNKDANIFSSIAEGRAHGMPSWGVRIPDDQVWRLVAYIRSLRTPNEPDPPR; encoded by the coding sequence ATGGAGAAGCGAATCGGGGTCGTCGGCGGGCTGGCACTGGTTCTCGCCGCCGCCGCATGCCAGGCGAAACACGACCAGACCGCGAAGGCCGGCGCGGTGCCCGCGATCTGGATGCCGATCGGGCCGGTGCCCGGCCCCGGAGTCGCGGGGCCGGGGCCGGCGAACCCGTACGCCGGGGACGCGGCGGCGGCGATGGACGGCCGCCACCTCTTCGACCGGTACAACTGTTCGGGCTGTCACGGGACGCATGGGGGCGGCGGGATGGGGCCGAGCCTGCGCGACGAGCGGTGGATCTACGGGAACAAGGACGCGAACATCTTCAGCAGCATCGCCGAGGGTCGCGCGCACGGCATGCCCTCCTGGGGCGTGAGGATCCCGGACGACCAGGTGTGGAGGCTCGTCGCGTACATCCGGTCCCTTCGGACGCCGAACGAGCCGGACCCTCCGAGGTGA
- the cyoE gene encoding heme o synthase, whose translation MTVPARSAEAPPVPRRIPALSDWLALSKARIVAMVLVTAAAGYGAAAPRFRAGVFAAMLAGTALLAAGTNAFNELVERDRDARMARTRRRPIPAGRISPAAAGAFAGAAAAAGAVVLAVFVHPLAAALGLFTLASYVLAYTPLKRTTTACTIVGAVPGAIPPLIGWTAATGGIHAGGALLFAILFFWQMPHFLALSWIHRRDYAAAGFSMTSVRDASGAAVSFDALLHTGALLAVTAAATLLSGGSRWPFAIAAVAGSALLGAAIRFRASRTPARARALFAASNAFLPAAMAAIVLSGLPPF comes from the coding sequence GTGACCGTCCCGGCCCGTTCCGCGGAAGCCCCGCCCGTCCCGCGGCGCATTCCGGCGCTGTCGGACTGGCTCGCGCTTTCGAAGGCCCGGATCGTCGCGATGGTGCTCGTCACCGCGGCCGCCGGATACGGCGCCGCGGCGCCTCGCTTCCGCGCCGGGGTCTTCGCGGCGATGCTCGCCGGCACCGCGCTCCTGGCCGCCGGAACGAACGCCTTCAACGAGCTCGTCGAGCGCGACCGGGACGCGAGGATGGCGCGGACCCGCCGCCGCCCGATTCCCGCGGGCCGGATCTCCCCGGCGGCCGCGGGCGCATTCGCGGGTGCCGCCGCCGCGGCGGGCGCCGTCGTGCTCGCCGTCTTCGTTCATCCGCTCGCGGCCGCCCTCGGCCTCTTCACTCTCGCCTCGTACGTTCTCGCCTACACGCCGCTCAAGCGCACGACGACCGCATGCACGATCGTCGGCGCCGTTCCGGGGGCGATTCCTCCGCTGATCGGCTGGACCGCCGCGACGGGAGGGATCCACGCGGGAGGCGCGCTGCTGTTCGCGATCCTCTTCTTCTGGCAGATGCCGCACTTCCTCGCGCTGAGCTGGATTCACCGCCGCGATTACGCCGCGGCGGGATTTTCGATGACGTCGGTCCGCGACGCGTCCGGCGCCGCCGTCTCCTTCGATGCGCTCCTCCACACCGGCGCTCTGCTCGCCGTGACGGCCGCGGCGACGCTCCTCTCGGGCGGTTCGCGGTGGCCGTTCGCGATCGCGGCCGTCGCGGGATCGGCGCTTCTCGGCGCCGCGATCCGCTTCCGGGCCTCGCGCACACCGGCGCGCGCCCGCGCGCTTTTCGCGGCCTCGAACGCATTCCTTCCCGCGGCGATGGCGGCGATCGTCCTTTCCGGGCTCCCGCCGTTCTGA
- a CDS encoding quinoprotein dehydrogenase-associated putative ABC transporter substrate-binding protein — translation FSNSRGEGFENALAEMVARDLGRPLVYFWWPQRRGFARQTLRSGRCDLVMGVPSSYALALTTAPYYRSTYVFVTRRDRSLGIRSFDDPRLARLRIGVHVVGGADSGMPPGLALAERGIVRNVVGYSLLGDYAKPNPPAELIDAVSRGDVDVAIAWGPLAGYFAKRSAVALEIVPVSPAIDLPFRPYVFDIAMAVDRGNTPLRDEIDAFIERRRDGIRRVLESYGVPLVE, via the coding sequence TTCTCGAATTCGCGCGGGGAGGGCTTCGAGAACGCGCTCGCCGAGATGGTCGCGCGCGACCTCGGCCGGCCGCTCGTGTACTTCTGGTGGCCGCAGCGCCGAGGTTTCGCCCGGCAGACCCTCCGGAGCGGGCGATGCGACCTGGTCATGGGCGTCCCGTCCTCGTACGCGCTCGCGCTGACGACCGCCCCCTACTACCGCTCCACGTACGTCTTCGTGACGAGGCGCGACCGGAGTCTCGGCATTCGTTCCTTCGACGATCCGCGGCTGGCGAGGCTCCGGATCGGCGTCCACGTCGTGGGGGGGGCCGATTCCGGAATGCCGCCGGGTCTCGCGCTCGCCGAACGCGGCATCGTGAGAAACGTGGTCGGCTATTCGCTGCTCGGCGACTACGCGAAACCGAATCCTCCGGCGGAGCTGATCGATGCGGTCTCCCGCGGAGACGTGGACGTGGCGATCGCCTGGGGGCCGCTCGCCGGGTATTTCGCGAAGCGGTCGGCCGTTGCGCTCGAGATCGTTCCGGTCTCGCCGGCGATCGATCTTCCGTTCCGGCCGTACGTCTTCGACATCGCGATGGCGGTCGACCGCGGCAACACGCCGCTTCGCGACGAGATCGACGCCTTCATCGAGCGGCGGCGCGACGGGATCCGGCGCGTTCTCGAGAGCTATGGGGTGCCGCTCGTCGAGTGA